The following is a genomic window from Mauremys mutica isolate MM-2020 ecotype Southern chromosome 4, ASM2049712v1, whole genome shotgun sequence.
CACCGAATTGTAATGTGATCAGTTTGGTTCCCTGTTCTATGATCTGGTGACCTccaatgtaaaataaaaacaaattttgaaaccttgcAAGTTGTCATGAAACAGAATTGATGCCATCCAGGCAACTCTAATAGACATGCCATCACCTGCATACACAAGTGCTAGTGTGAAAAATATTCATCAAAATAGTGCACATGAAGGGGGACAAATGGATGCCAGGATGAGATGAGGCCTCTTTGAAATTCAGGCTCATTTTTAAGTGGTGAGGGGTTACCTATACTAAAggtgctgctactctgaaacctagctgGCAGTATACTCATTTTGAATGTAGGAATCCACACAGGCCTTTTAACGTCTTTTGGTTGGGGGTACCTGAAGTTCAGCTAACCTGTTTGGCCCCTCTCAAAATCGTATTTCTGCCAAAGAGAGCTAAAAAACCAGCCCACTAACAGAAATCTGTGAACACTTGAGCAGACCATGCATTCCAACCAGTAGGGGCGGTGGTGTTCAAATCATTATACTCTCCCTATCTTCACAGGCCTCTTCTACATCCTCTTCTACAATCCTGCAAAAGCTGGTGCTCTGCAAGCTACTGCCCCCACAGCTGAGAGTACAGCTGGAGACTGCTAGATCCCCCTGTTAAAAGCCCATAGTGGAAACCAAAGCACCTTACTGGAGAAAGTGTGCAATGATTTACCTAGCTTCCCCCACCATGGTGCAAAAGTCCTTCTTTGACAGGTCTTTAGAGGCAGCAGGTGGTCAGCAAAATGGTTCCTGACAGTGAAGTAGCACAGCTGCTGTAGGAGCTTTGTTcttcaggggctgcagggaaagaaGGGCACTGAGTGGGAGCAGGGACAGCAGAGGCTCCACATAGAAGCCTCTTTATATCAGACCCATGACTTCAATGGTGGAACCACTCAAAAACCAGCAGAAGAATTCCAAGGAAATGCCACAAGTTTAAATTTACAAGGTTTCCACTCCCCTACATGGGAGTAAAACACATATGGAGGAATGGGGTCCTCTGGCAGCACAATGGATGATTTGGAGAGGAATGGGGATTAGCACTATATTGGTTCACTTGACTTCTCTTTTCTAAATCCCAGCTTTAGGCTTTTATTTCACACCAGAAAAACCTACTAAATGTTGAAGTTTAGGAAATCATTCATAACAAATAATTTAATGTTTTCATTAACACATCATAAAAAGTGTGTGAACACCTCAccctttgttttttaattcaaacGAATATTGACAGAAAATATATCTACTATTCCATCGGTTCCTAATGATGCCACcatttaaataataattacaaTACATGCTAATGCATCAAATCTGGTGCACCTTTTTAACATATTATTTCTGTTACAATAACATGCCTCATCATCTGCTGACTTTAGagtattgcttttaaaaaaaaacaatatttgATCTCACTGTCTGGCTAACAATTAATCCTCTTTCACCACGCACCAAACTGTATTAATACCCTGCAAATCTTCAAGGTGTAAGTTACACATGATTTAGTATAAAAGGTAAGCTTGGGGCTTTGCTCTCTCTACAGCTATTACCAGCAAAACAAGTAGAATACATGTGAGTTTTCATCAGTTCTTGAATTAAGGTTTGTTGGTTggatttgtggttttttttgaaATTGCAAACGTATgtttaattgctttttaaaaaattgtattccTTACCATTACTATTCCTTAGTTCTAATGTATttacactatttttttccataagAGGAAGGTTACCTGGATTCTTTGTAACAAGAATTGAGATATGATTTATTCATAGAAAATATCTTGGTGTACTGCAATCATTTTCTCTCAAAGATTACTGGATATACAGTTCTACTCATTTAACAAAACCAGCCTCCCTTAACAATAATCCTACAACTGTATTTTGCTGAATGTGCTGTATGTTTTCAATGTTCCTCAATGTTgctgaaaaattgttcttgtatTAACATTTGTGGATAATCGGAAGATATAGGTTTTGTCTTTTTCCACTGAAATCTTATGTTTTAAATAACTCTACATGTTCTTCCAGTATGTCTGAACTGTTTTCATTATACTACAGGATGAAGACAATTAATTGTTACTTGCTGTTACTTTGCTGGAAAGCAATTTGTGGTAATATCTGTGAGCTGTCCAATATCACCATAGCAGTGGAGAAGGAGGAGTGCAGGTTCTGCATTAGTGTGAATGCCACTTGGTGCTCTGGATACTGCTTCACAAGGGTGAGAATCTAAGTTGTCAAAATAATGGACAGGAATTAAATACTCCCCCAAAATTAATATAAACAAGCCAGTCTTCCAGTCTGTAATGAGTCTGTAATGAGTCAGCCAGGGTCCAGTTAAATGTGAAACAGCCTTAAATAACTAATGTGTGTTATGAAGTGGAGCTGTAACTATCACAGCTGTCTTGAAGTGCAGAGAGACAGATGAGAAGGTGCTTGGGTCTCCTTAAGTTCCGCATTTATTCATCTGCATACAAAGGTTTCCTAACATTGGattgtgtaaaaaaaagaaaatcaccctTTAATTAATTTGGTTTGAAAGGCACTTATCAACTGTCCTTCCTTCTCTGCATATATAAACATTGTGCATCTCATGGAATATGTTGGTTTATATAGttcctttaattttaaaaagacttgCATACTCAGGGCCTGCTGAGTGCTCCTTCGCAATACTAAGTGCTCCTAACTCCCAATGACATCAGGGCACTCGGCAGCCCAAAGGAGTGCTCCGCATTGTGCAGGATTGAGTATTAAAGAGTCTTTCAGATGCAAGCTGATATGTGgaggcaaattctgctctcggttACTCTGGCATGTCTCCCATCAATGTCACTGCATCATTGACAGCAGAATTTTAGCCTTAGTGATTATACCTGAGAGCAACTGAGAGTCTACCGCATTTGGTAACAAAAGACAAATTCAAAAATGTAAACCTTAGTAAATTCTGTAAGGCAATCCAGTATAAAGTTTGACAAGTATTTTGAGCCAAGAATTAGCCTAAATGATTGATTATAAACTGTGTATTTGTTTTCTCACATTAAAGATGCTAACAAATCTTTCTTGTGTTATTCAGTGTAATGAGCATACATTTTGAATGTATCATGAACCAGAAATATGGAAAAACATAGATAATAAATATGACCCCAAGCCTTAAAGTTTAGCTCCAGATGGATCTTCCCCTCAGTTTGGAGGATGGTCACGTTTGGTGTCCCAATTGTATCCATCACAGAGATGGGACATAATCACAAAGTTTGTACAGCTGAGAAGTTGGTCATATATTGAGGCCAGTCTAGTCTCTGCCTTGTGCCAATTTCTATTTAATACAGGGCTGGAAAAGGATATAATCTGGTGGTTGCACTGGAGTTTACATATCCAATCATTACCAAATAGACATCTGTGCCTTTCATATAAAAGGCACTTTGAGTTCTAAAAACAATAATCATTTAGAGTTACACCATAGTTGCATGTATTTACTACATCGGTTCTTTGAAAGGAGAAAACTGGAAGACTTGGTTGTAATTTTAAGCCTAACACgtcaatgggattctttccaCTGAGTTCACTGGGCTTTGGGTGAGATCCTACATGCAGATTCTAGTTTTTACAAACTCTGAGAAACATCAAAGGTCTCAAACTAATTTCAAATCAAATATTTCCTTCCTGTCATTTTCAGGATCCAGTGTATAAGTACCCCCCAGTATCATCAGTTCAGCAAACCTGTACTTTCAAGGAGCTTGTTTATGAAACAGTGAAGATCCCTGGATGTGCTGACCATGCTGAATCATTTTATTCATACCCAGTGGCTACCGAGTGCCATTGTGAGTCATGTGATACTGACAACACTGACTGCACTGTGAGAGGCTTAGGACCAAGCTACTGCTCCTTCAACCAAAACCAAAGCAAAGAATAAGAAGTACTGGAGATGTTAGTTTAGTTTTGGTTTTCTGTTTTAAATATGTAAATGTATTGTATTAAAATGGTACAAAGAGGGCAGGACAGCAAACAAAGAAATTTACATACAGCCAAGTTTAAAACAATTATATTAGCAATATATAAAATGGAGAGCTACAGCTTATATTTGTCTTCAGTGGCTTCCTCTCACATTACAAATCAAGGTCAGTTTCCTTTTGATCAACTTCATTATCCTTCCGACATTTTTGCCCTTATCTCAGCCAACACTCCCTTCCATTCTCTACACACCTCCATTCTGTCTTCCCTCATGGCTCCATTTGTCTCCTGCTGCTCTCAGCTTTGCATCTTATTCCATGCCATCCCTTTTGCTTCAAACAGCTTCCCACCAACCATGCACCAAGTAGCTTTTATCCCCTCATTCCACTCCCCCTtagaacacatttatttttaaaagccttcCATCATTGATCGCCTGCTCAGCAGTGTCTGCACACCTATTTTTTCACTGTTATCCTGTATATCTTAATTATCTAAGTTAGACTATAAGCCTCTCTGGGCAGGGACcttcatttttaatgttttgtaaaGCATCATGTACATGCTCATTATAGGGATCTAGAAACAAAGACCAAGAGTAATATTTGCAGGTAGGTCTTAGGGTAGGTCCACatagcaattaaacacctgcggctggccctggtcagctgacttgggattaggctgcagggctgtaaaattcctgtgtagatgttcaggtttgggctggagcccagtctctgtgaccctgcaaggtgggagggtcccagaacatgggctccaacccaagcccaaatgtctacaccaaaATTAAACAGCCCCAGAGCTGAGCCCCGCGAACCCGCATCAGCTGTCTTGggtcagccacaggtgtttaactgcagtgtagacatatccttagtgacttaggagcctatgtCCCATTCTAAAAAGTGAAAGtcaattgaaagtcaatgggaattaggctcctaagtcacttttgaaaatgggacttcagCTCCTCagtcgcttttgaaaattttacctcatCTTTTCAGAGTCATCATATTTCCCCTTTATTGTGGAATTCTACACAAGAATGAAGGATCTTTCTAacctaggccccaatcctgcaaagacacaCTGCTTAACTTTAGACACACTGTGTATAGTTattcacatatatatatatgtctttgGAGGATTGAGACCTAGGTTGTCAAGATCCCTTATTCTTTCATAGAGTTCCACACAATTAATGTGATAGTAGATTTTTAGATCTTTACAACAGTTTCATATTCAACAATTGTCTTTTTTGCAGTGATGGTATTAGTTTAGTATTTATTCTATACGGTATATTTCTCACTAGTAGAGAAAATGTTTAGTCCATTGTATGTACCAATGGCTATTAATGCTTAAGGTTATTATGCATATAATTATCTAGAGGAGATTGTCTGTTAATAGAGAAATCTCTCTTATCCAtagtatttaatttatttaatttctttttttactgaaaaaaatagtTCTCATCACAATTTTGTTGAGATGTCATTTTGGAGGTCTTTATTGCTCTACTGAAGTTATAAGAGACAGAACAATAATATGTATATTGAACCTGATTCTCTTTTTGCTTAGACCAGTTTTATACTAgaataactccattgatgtcagtagagctactcctgatttgcgttggtgtgagatcagaatcaaggtTATTACGCATATTCGGTCCCAAACCACcactccttactcaggcaagGGAATTTTAACTGAATAAGTATTGCAAGATTAGGTCTTtattttcagagagagagagaaaaaataaatgtGCCTTCAAAAGTGTTTCTGTTAATTCTATCTGTGCTTGTTTCTGACTCTTGAAATATTAAAAAGGATTGTTGCATTTACATCATTTTATTCTTTTGTAATGGTCTTATTTAAAAAGTTACAATCCATCAACATAGTATTCTTGAaatcattaatttttttcttgatCTCATAACTGACGTTGCAATATCTCGTTAGTAATTTGCTAATCTAAACTGTGTTTGCATCAGCTCAGTTTTGGGCCAGATGGGATCCCACAATCTATTGTAAAAACACAGATACATTTTGTCCAATAGAGGGCAGTGGCACATTATGTAATTTTGATTAAGTGAGCCAGGATTAAAATCAGGATTATAATGAAAGTCTAAAgtttaaaacagaaaatgaagaTTACCAAGGTGAAACACTAGGGTTAATATAATAAATCTGACATAAAAAGCCATGATTGTTTATAACTGCCAGCTGTCACAACTTCACTTTACATCTGATCTGCAGTTCCCTAACCTGGACTGAGGGGATAGAGTATCTCCCACTCAATTACCACATCATTTCAGGCAGCACTGTCCCAACACATTCCTCTTAAGTTGTGAGATCCAACAGACTCTCACAGGACATTTTGGGACAGCACTTGTAAAACATGCTTTAAAAAGGCTAGAGATTTACACAGTGCCACACAACAATGCTTATGTTTGTCTGTACTAGAACTGTGGAAATGAAGcataataaattatttatttgttgaATTTACCAtctttttctgtttgtgattttccCATGAGCAGCTTATTAGTTCATAAGTATGTTCACCTAGGGCTAAAGTCTCAGCTATGCAGAGGGCCCGCACAAGGCTTGTGCACTACCCCTCCTGaaggctttccattgacttcaccgaGTTTTGCATCATGGTCTTATATGGAACCTAAATGTTGCGTAGGCTTTGAGCTGGCCCTCTACACTGGGATgaatgcaggggtggctctagcaatttcgccgccccaagcacagcagcacgccgtggggggcgctctggcggtcgccggtcccgcggctctggtggacctcctgcagacgtgcctgcggagggtccactggtccagcggcttcggtggagcatccgcagacatgcctgcgggaggtccaccggagccgcctgctgccctcccggtgaccggcagagcaccccccgcggcatgccgccccaagcacgcgcttggcgtgctggggcctggagccggccctggatgaaTGTCACCCCCCAAACATTTCTTTGACTACTACTTCTTCTGTACATTGTTCACGAGCAAGTCATCGTCAGTAGTGGATCTGCAGAACTCCACTTCTGTTGGCTTGTTTTGATTGGACACATACTGCAGGTAACATGCTATAGCTTTTATTCTCCATAGTTTAAGACCAGAAGTATGCATTATATcacttagtctgacctcctatatatcacaggccatagaatttcacccagttatcacTCCATTGAGCCCAATAGCTTGCATTGACTAAATCATCTTCCAGAAAGTCATCCAGACATCAAAGGATGGAGACTTAGTAGGTTGGTCTGTTGGACACTCAGTTTGAatattcaaaatttgctttcacgTAATGTCCAGTGTGTTTAAAACTGGCTGTTACATGAATATCCTTACCACTAATCTGTTACTCAGATATCCGCAGGTAGTAAACTTCAATGGGGTAGTGTGATGGGGCTGAACCCCAATCACCTAAAAAACAAGGATAAGAATCCCAATTACTTATGCTCTGCACATGAGTGATAATTAATTAATTGCCTCCTGGACGAAGGCAGTGGACCTAGGCCTTATAAGTAGACTGGGGGAGTTCAgctgggcagaagccctggggtaaGGTTTAACAGACAGGAAACAATGGAGAAAGAACTCTACAGGAGCTGTGTCATCCCCTGCTGGCAAAGCTCTGAGGTAGGCCTAACAAGGGAACTACAGTGGTATGTGAGCGGCGTAAAAGGGGAATTATTTTGAAgatttgtttggatttttatGTGGACTCATTTGTATTACCCTAAAAAGAGTTTAGGCTTtcatgtgacttggctggagggctaagcCACAGAACATCCAGAAGGAGATGAAGGTTGGGAAAGGCTATTGTAGGGCTGAGGGAGAGCACAGTAGTGGGCACTAGAGACAAGGATCCCATGCAATGCTTCAACCAGAGATGAGGGGGTGCCTATGAGGTGAGGCTGCACTACTACAAGCGTGAACACCAATGAGTTATGAGGTCTGTAGGAAGGTTCGGCTGAGGCTCGTCCCCCTCCGGGGCGGcagggaaccaggccgcctcactacttGGGTCAGGTGTGTCGTGGAATTAGCTTGGCTGTGCAACAAACAGTCAGCAGCTCCGGTcctctggcaggggctgagcaacccgTTCAAGAGTACCAAGCCCCggccctagatcagggcgggcCACAGTCagtagctcaggccctcaggcaagggctgagcaaacaggttcAAGAGCAAATCCCCAGGCTCCTGGCTTTGAGcaaccagggagagggggagactgccacctgcGAGCTGGGTGGCAGAGGGGATGCTGGCCCACCCACTTCACTGCatttcagcccagggccctagcagcagcagaagacccaCTTCTGTGTCAGTGAGGATCTtgactgcaacacactgacatgggctctggcagtgttgcagccagacttgggtcggctgcccccgggctacttcctacctccccctctaGAGAGTACCTGGGTCCGGACAGCGTCCTCCATGGGGtcacacaccatgggctcctcagggtaacTGGCAAACGGTAGGCCTGGCAGTTCCTCAGGATAATGGGCGAGCGGGAGGCTTGGTAGCGTCTCTGGGCTCAGGCTAGCATCAGGCATtggctggtctggccagtcctcggTTCAGCCGCTGATCACCATGGTCTCCCCACTGGGAGCTACACCACAGGCATCTGATCTCTCCAGTGGCGGCGCTTCAAGTGAGctctgggcttttatacttcctgtcctgcgccttgacctctgAGGGGCAGGTGCAGAGTTtgctggctccgcccactttgatGTCCAGGGAGGCTCGTCCCCTTCCGGGGCAGCGGGGAGCCAGACCGCCTTGCTACAAGGTCCAAAATAACTTCAATTTATTATGTGAGCAAATCTTTGAAGTACTTGCCCTGCTCTAGCTATTATGGTAACTAGATACAACACTTCTCAATAGGTTGAAGTCTCACCTGAAGCACTGGTGAGACTCAATATTGTCAGTAAATGGGATAAAAGTTTGGAGATATGTTACTACATGTTAAGTAGGATTTGCAAAAGCTTTCAGTGTTGGTGTAATTTTGCTCCTATCGAAGTCAATGACCCACTGACTTTAACAGAGTAGAATCCTTCTAGGAGGAATTGCATATAAGAATTCCTCATAAAATTATCATTTTAAAGGCAAGCTCTGCAGAAGGACTATGCAATTTGTCACTTTTTGTGTCCAATTTCACTAAGTTTGACAAACAAACATGTTGGAGAAGCAAGTAGCTAGTACACAGCTTGTAACATTAAAAGCTCTAATGAATTGTATTGCTGAAATACTGAAAATAGCTGTTGTCTTCCCTCCTGTAATATCTGATAAGGTCCAAAGCAGCAAAAAATGTTAGTCTTCTCCCTCAACAAGACAGCAAGCAGGAGATCTGGGAAATCATCTTCTGTCGGTTTGCGTGTGCTTATATAGCATGGAGGTTGTGTCACTTAAGCTGAATGAGGCACTTGGAGACAATTAGATGCACGGTGTAAGATATTCAAAGAGCAACTTCCAGCAAAGACAACCCAAGCTCTACTGAGCTCACAGTGAGTCagctaggccttgtctacactacaagactatttcgaatctacttaagtcgaatttgtggattcgaccttatgaagtcgaatttgtgtatccacagtaaatacactaattcgaatttccgagtccacattaacagggccggcatcgactttcgaagcggtgcactgtgggaagctatcccacagttcccgcagtccccgctgcccattggaatgctgggtagagctcccaatgcctgctgggggaaaaaatgtgtcgagggtggttttgggtaactgtcgtcatcgaaccatcaatcacgccctccctccatgaaagcgccggcgggaaatctgttcgcgcacttttctggtcggttacagcgcggacgccacagcactgcgagcatggagcccgctgcgatcatcgctgcacttatggccgttgtcaactcctcgcaccttatcgtccacctcttccacagtcagctgctgagaaatcgggcgaggaggctccggcagcgcggtgaggagagtggcgcagacctctcagaaagcagggtacgccgcgcagtggagatcatgatggcaatgggtcaagttcatggtgtggaacggcgattctgggcccgggaaacaagcacggactggtgggaccgcatagtgctgcaggtctgggatgaatcacagtggctgcaaaacttcagg
Proteins encoded in this region:
- the FSHB gene encoding follitropin subunit beta — encoded protein: MKNEEHPKHQVTATSRGRGEISSPVFQKHTFFQLRPTGTTLPFLFRMKTINCYLLLLCWKAICGNICELSNITIAVEKEECRFCISVNATWCSGYCFTRDPVYKYPPVSSVQQTCTFKELVYETVKIPGCADHAESFYSYPVATECHCESCDTDNTDCTVRGLGPSYCSFNQNQSKE